Proteins from one Prevotella sp. E2-28 genomic window:
- the nrdD gene encoding anaerobic ribonucleoside-triphosphate reductase, whose product MEIKNFTITKRDGSKDRFSLDKIMNAITKAFESVEEPTDLGTISKIISHLNMHDDIKVEDIQNQVEEALMREGYYKVAKSFILYRQEHTEDRETLEKMMFLSEYMEESKNAATGSKYDANANVEHKNIATLIGELPKSNFIRLNRRLLVDRIKKMYGKQLADEYIDKLTHHFIYKNDETSLANYCASITMYPWLIGGTLAIGGNSTAPTNLKSYCGGFVNMVFMVSSMLSGACATPEFLMYMNYFIGKEFGLDYWKHADEVVDLSQKHRTLDKVITDYFEQIVYSLNQPTGARNYQAVFWNVAYYDQYYFKSIFGEFFFPDGSQPDWDGLSWLQKRFMKWFNKERTKTLLTFPVETMALLVDENGECRDKEWGDFTAEMYSEGHSFFTYMSDNADSLSSCCRLRNEITDNGFSYTLGAGGVSTGSKSVLTINLNRCIQYAVNNKIDYLEFLGGVIDLCHKVQTAYNENLKELQQHGMLPLFDAGYININRQYLTIGINGLVEAAEFMGLKITPNDEYKKFVQGILGLIEKYNKQYRTKELMFNCEMIPAENVGVKHAKWDREDGYFVPRDCYNSYFYVVEDDSLSVIDKFKLHGAPYIEHLTGGSALHMNLDEHLSKEQYLKLLKVAAKEGCNYFTFNIPNTVCNKCGHIDKRYLHECPECHSKDVDYMTRIIGYLKRVSNFSQARQEEAARRFYAHA is encoded by the coding sequence ATGGAAATCAAGAACTTTACCATCACGAAGCGAGATGGTTCTAAAGATCGCTTCTCTCTCGACAAGATTATGAACGCTATCACAAAGGCGTTTGAAAGTGTGGAAGAACCTACTGATTTGGGTACAATCTCAAAGATTATCAGTCACCTGAATATGCATGATGATATCAAGGTGGAGGATATTCAGAATCAGGTTGAGGAGGCTTTGATGCGTGAGGGCTACTATAAGGTGGCCAAGTCTTTCATCCTGTATCGTCAGGAGCACACCGAGGATCGCGAGACGTTAGAGAAGATGATGTTCCTTTCAGAATATATGGAGGAGTCGAAGAACGCGGCAACAGGTTCTAAGTATGATGCCAACGCCAATGTGGAGCATAAGAACATTGCTACACTGATTGGTGAGCTGCCAAAGTCGAACTTCATCCGTCTGAACCGTCGTCTGCTGGTTGACCGTATCAAGAAGATGTACGGCAAGCAGTTGGCCGATGAGTATATCGACAAGCTGACACACCACTTTATATATAAGAACGACGAGACTTCACTGGCTAACTACTGTGCCTCTATCACGATGTACCCCTGGCTCATCGGCGGCACACTGGCTATCGGTGGTAACTCTACGGCTCCCACGAACCTGAAGTCTTACTGTGGTGGCTTCGTGAACATGGTGTTCATGGTCAGCTCAATGCTGAGCGGTGCCTGCGCTACACCTGAGTTCTTGATGTACATGAACTACTTCATTGGTAAGGAGTTCGGTTTGGATTACTGGAAGCATGCTGACGAGGTGGTTGACCTTTCACAGAAGCATCGCACACTCGATAAGGTTATTACCGACTACTTCGAACAGATTGTTTACTCACTGAACCAGCCCACTGGTGCACGTAACTATCAGGCTGTGTTCTGGAACGTAGCTTACTATGACCAGTATTATTTCAAGAGCATCTTTGGTGAGTTCTTCTTCCCCGATGGTTCTCAGCCCGACTGGGACGGCCTCTCTTGGTTGCAGAAGCGCTTCATGAAGTGGTTCAACAAGGAGCGTACCAAGACCTTGCTGACCTTCCCTGTAGAGACTATGGCTCTGCTGGTTGACGAGAACGGTGAGTGCCGCGATAAGGAGTGGGGTGATTTCACTGCCGAGATGTATAGCGAGGGTCACTCATTCTTCACCTACATGAGCGATAACGCTGACTCGCTGAGCTCTTGCTGCCGTCTGCGCAATGAGATTACAGACAATGGCTTCAGCTATACTCTGGGTGCCGGTGGCGTGTCAACGGGTTCTAAGTCTGTGCTGACCATCAACCTGAACCGTTGTATTCAGTATGCAGTGAACAATAAGATTGACTATCTGGAGTTCCTGGGCGGCGTCATCGACCTCTGCCATAAGGTGCAGACAGCTTACAATGAGAACCTGAAGGAACTGCAGCAGCACGGCATGTTGCCCCTCTTCGATGCTGGCTATATCAACATTAACCGTCAGTATCTCACCATCGGTATCAATGGATTGGTTGAGGCTGCCGAGTTCATGGGTCTGAAGATTACACCTAACGATGAGTACAAGAAGTTCGTTCAGGGCATTCTGGGCTTGATTGAGAAGTACAACAAGCAGTATCGTACGAAGGAACTTATGTTCAACTGCGAGATGATTCCTGCAGAGAATGTGGGTGTGAAGCACGCTAAGTGGGATCGTGAAGACGGTTACTTCGTTCCACGCGACTGCTACAACAGCTACTTCTATGTAGTAGAGGATGATTCACTGAGCGTTATCGATAAGTTTAAGTTGCATGGCGCTCCTTATATCGAGCACCTCACTGGTGGCTCTGCCCTGCACATGAACCTCGACGAGCACCTGTCAAAGGAACAGTATTTGAAGTTGCTGAAGGTGGCTGCAAAGGAGGGATGTAACTACTTCACGTTTAATATCCCCAACACCGTGTGCAACAAGTGCGGACATATTGACAAGCGCTATCTGCACGAGTGCCCAGAGTGTCATTCAAAGGATGTGGATTACATGACCCGTATCATTGGCTATCTGAAGCGTGTAAGCAACTTCTCGCAGGCCCGTCAGGAAGAGGCTGCGCGTCGTTTCTATGCACACGCATAG
- the nrdG gene encoding anaerobic ribonucleoside-triphosphate reductase activating protein: MLKYVNTGVVFQEIPDEVTLAINISNCPCRCPGCHSHYLWEDIGIPLTTEALDDFVERFGTDITCFAFMGGDADPKGINQLAQYIHETYPQYKVAWYSGRLRIAPEVRKTDFDYIKVGPYIRHLGPLKSPTTNQRLYRKTENGEFEDITYRFWRKVAL; the protein is encoded by the coding sequence ATGCTTAAATACGTCAATACAGGAGTTGTTTTTCAGGAGATTCCCGATGAGGTGACATTAGCTATCAATATTAGCAATTGTCCTTGTCGGTGCCCAGGCTGTCACAGCCATTATCTCTGGGAAGATATCGGAATTCCTCTCACTACCGAGGCGCTCGATGATTTCGTTGAGCGCTTCGGCACAGACATCACCTGTTTCGCCTTTATGGGAGGTGATGCGGATCCGAAGGGGATTAATCAGTTGGCTCAGTATATCCACGAGACCTATCCTCAATATAAGGTGGCTTGGTATAGTGGACGCCTGCGTATAGCCCCAGAGGTGAGAAAGACCGATTTCGACTATATCAAGGTAGGTCCTTATATCCGCCACTTAGGTCCCTTGAAGAGTCCTACAACGAACCAGCGCCTCTATCGTAAGACGGAGAATGGTGAGTTCGAGGATATCACCTACCGTTTCTGGCGCAAGGTTGCGTTATAA
- a CDS encoding gluconate 5-dehydrogenase, protein MANLFSLEGKNAWITGASYGIGFNIAKAFVAAGAKTIIFNDINEAALQRGLDNYKEAGIENVKGYVCDVTDEKAVKALVEKIHAEVGQIDILVNNAGIIKRIPMHEMKREEFQQVIDIDLVGPFICSSAVIPEMMERREGKIINICSMMSELGRETVSAYAAAKGGLKMLTRNICSEYGEYNIQCNGIGPGYIATPQTAPLRERQADGSRHPFDSFICAKTPAGRWLDPSELGGPAVFLASHASDAVNGHVLYVDGGILAYIGKQPK, encoded by the coding sequence ATGGCAAATTTGTTTTCATTAGAGGGAAAGAACGCGTGGATTACTGGCGCTTCTTACGGAATTGGCTTCAACATTGCGAAAGCATTCGTTGCTGCAGGTGCTAAAACCATTATCTTCAACGACATTAACGAGGCTGCCCTGCAGCGTGGTTTGGACAACTACAAAGAGGCTGGCATCGAGAACGTGAAGGGCTACGTGTGTGACGTGACCGACGAGAAAGCTGTGAAGGCACTCGTTGAGAAAATTCATGCAGAGGTAGGCCAAATTGATATTCTGGTAAACAATGCCGGCATCATCAAGCGTATCCCCATGCACGAGATGAAGCGTGAAGAGTTTCAGCAGGTCATCGATATTGACCTCGTAGGTCCGTTTATCTGCTCAAGCGCTGTGATTCCTGAGATGATGGAGCGCCGCGAGGGTAAGATCATCAATATCTGCTCAATGATGAGCGAACTGGGACGTGAGACCGTGAGTGCCTATGCAGCTGCTAAGGGTGGTCTGAAGATGCTGACTCGCAACATCTGCTCAGAGTATGGCGAGTACAACATCCAGTGTAACGGTATTGGCCCGGGCTACATCGCAACACCTCAGACAGCTCCTCTGCGCGAGCGTCAGGCTGATGGTAGCCGTCATCCGTTTGACTCGTTCATCTGCGCAAAGACACCTGCCGGACGCTGGCTCGATCCTTCTGAGTTGGGTGGCCCCGCTGTGTTCCTGGCTTCTCATGCTTCAGACGCTGTCAACGGTCACGTGCTTTACGTTGACGGTGGTATTCTGGCCTACATCGGAAAGCAGCCTAAATAA